The stretch of DNA GATCTTCTTCGCCTAGCGTTGTCCCAGGATCCAATATAGATAGGTTATTCAGGCTAACGTTCATCTCCAATGGTATAGTAATCTATATGCCAACAATAAATGTGCAAAGTTTTCTGTAGTATAGATTAATGATACATCTCTCTGTAGATTCGATATACATGAGAAACCATTTCTAATAATATTATTGTTAAAATTTAACAGACCTATTTCTAAACTGGATAATGTTCTTCTTAATATGGGTAGTCTTTGAGATAGTGTTCTCAGATCTAGTATGCATACTCTTCTAATCCCAGCTTTTTTTTAACTCCTTATATATATGTTTAAGAGAAGCTATATGAATCATTTCTCTACCTATCAGAGGAATTATTGCTTTAACATCTATATCTTTAGAAACCATATGATATAGGCTTCTTCTAAATCTCATGCCGCCTCCTCCTAAGATGTCTGCAGGTATCAAAGCTAGCACAGCACACAAGGATACCCCTGAAATATTCATTTTCTACTTTTTAAATATAATGTTATTAACGTATTTGGAGTTGAGATTGCAACCTCCGGTAGCAATTGTGTGGGTTAATTATAATAGTATGAGTTTTATCGATCTTGCTAAAAGATCTTTAAGAGCTATTGCTTCTCTTGACTATAGGGATTTTTCCTTGGTGTTTGTTGATAATGGTTCTAATGATGGTTCCTATGAGGTTCTCAGGGGTTATGTTAAGGAGTTGAGGATCGATGTTAAGATCGTTAGGCTTGAACATAACATAGGATTTCCAGGGGCTAATAATATTGGGTATCTAGCCATGCCGAGCGATGCCCAATACTATGTTGCTATAAACAACGATGCTGTGCCGGAGAGGGATAGTCTTAAAAGGATCGTGGATTATATGGAGGGTAGGAGGGATGTTGCATCTGCTCAGGGTATTCTGTTAGATCTAGGTAGCGGGCTTATAGATACTATTGGTTGCTATATAAACGAGTTAATGATCTCGATACACCCATTTAGCGGAGAGCCCCTTGAGAAGGCTGTGAGGGCTCTCCCTACAGTGGTTACATATGTTAATGGAGCATATATGGTGGTTAAGAGAGAAGCTATCGAGAGATGCATAGGAGAGACCCCCTTTCCATGGCATGGCTTTCTATATATAGATGATAACATCCTCGGCCTAAGGCTATGGCAATGCAGCTATAGATCAATATCCATACCAGTACTTGCAGGATATCATAGGAGAGGCTCGACCTCGGGAAGAGGAGCAACAGCTACATACTATGCAATAAGATCATGGGTAGCCTCTGGTATTATAAGCAATTCGAGGTATAGAAATATAATCCCTATAATAGCATTATCAACAGCTATTAGGAGAAGCATCAGAAAAAGATCAGCTATAATAAGTAGAGCAGTCATAGACGGGATAAAGCTAGGGGAGAAACTAATTAGGGAAATAGGCGTAATAAACATATACAAGGCACCTATATTATATATAAGCCTATCAGAAGTACTAGGATCAATGACTTCTCTCAAGATAGTTGAAAGATACCGATCTCCTCCCAACCTCTAAGGAAGGGATCTGCTTAGAGCAGCTATATTTAGATCTATATCATTGATCTCTACCCAGCTTAGATCCTAGCCGATCTCAGGCTCGTCACCGCTATTCCGCATATCACACAGCATGGGAATACAGGCTTTGCAGGATTTGCTTTTATGAATTATAGATCATATTACCTCCTGAAATGCTCTAGCTTTCCGTTGTGAAAGCCCTGGGATTTATATGACCAGACAAGATCCTCTTCACCAAGTATCTCTCTAGTTGAATTAGAGGTTCTATGTGCTAGAGGCGCTTAACAAGAATGAAGAATTAACTCATTTAGAAACGAGCCACATATAAAAGATAACAGGTATAATATACTCTCACTCTAGAGAGGCAGGGCTTTCGAGTGTATCTGCAATTTAGCTTTGTAGCGAACCTATATAGAGGGGGCTTTGGATTTCCAAGTATCTTTTTAAAGAGCCCCAGAATCTTTCTACGTCTCCTAAGCATCTCTTGAATAGAGTAACCATCTAAAATCCCTCTTGTAAAAAACTCTTGAGGAGTACCATGCATGGTAGCCTATAACCCTTCCACCATGATGGTATTCAGATACACCATTGTTTGTTTATGATCTATATAGATGATTTTTCCTAAAGCCCTATAGCTTAAGCCATAATATGGTTCTCATATTATATCTGTGAATTTAATGGCAGGCCATAAGCGCTTATAGCCCCGCCCGTGTTGACTAAGGATCTCGGATCTATGATCATGAGAGATGGGTGAACTAGTAAGGAGATAAAATTTCTGGTATCTCTTATTCCAACTAGAACTGCTTTTTCAGGAACTAGCTGTCTAAGATCTTCTAGTGGATCTACAAGGATGGCATCTTGATCTAGAATAATTATTTCTCTTCACACCTATGTTATAGTCTACCTGGATAAGATGATTCAGGGTTGGCATATGATCTTTCAATCTTTGTATATATGTTGTGTTCCTCGACAGAACAACCTTCTTGCTAAATATGTTTAGGATCTTTATCAATGTTTTTAAACTTCCTATGGGAGCCATTATCTAAGATGACGATTTTTAGATCCTTTAGAAATCTCTCTAAAGATAGGAGCAGCAAGAGAAATCCGGCACATTAAAATAAACAACCCCACAACCTCTTCAGTTCGTGTACCAGAATATAGATGCTCACAGTTTAAAAGACATTTTACATGGATTCCGTATACAACATATTTAAGTTTGAATTTAGCCCAAGAATAATTACTCTTTAATCCTGTTAAGTATATGAGACAAAAGATAATGAAATATCATAGAGATTATCTCAGATATTTTTAAGTATTATGGTAAATTGCTTTGCGAGATTTGACCAGCTATATCTATAGGATCTCTGATGAATCGCCTTTCGATCGAATTCCCCTATAATTTCCAGAAATCTCGCTAAGTTCTCCGCAATATCAAGGGGGTTGTCGGAGCCTATATAGTAGCCGCACTTGTTGATCTTTAGCAGCGACTTAGTATAAGATATTATGGGGCCGAAGGCGAATATAGGTAGTCCGGCGGCCATATACTCATAGAGAGTTGTCCTAGCACTTGCAATGATCCATAGACTGTTAATAGATGGTCTACCTATTATTCCATAGTCGGATGTTATGAGGGTTCTTACTAGATCTCTTCTCTCTAAATAACCTTCAAAACTTACTAGATCATTTACCCCTAGCTTGTTTACAAGCTCCCTATATTTATTAGCTAACGCACCTGTCCCCACGATTTTTAGCTTTGTATGGAACCCTCTTCTCTTGAGGATCGCTAGGGCCTCTATAAATCTATCTAACATATGGTATCTCCAATTAAGATCCCCAACAAAAACCCCTATAGGGGGGTTCCTCCGTTCAAATCCATGTATGTTTTCGATGGCCTCTCTATATAGCTCGGTATCAGCCCCATTATATATAACCTCTATATCTTTTCTCCCGATCCTCAGCTCAAGGATCTTTCTAAATGGTTCTGTAACAGTTACTATCTTCTCGGCTTTGCTAATTATATCATATATAAATCTGTAGAGAGGATCTATTGCTTTTGATAAAATCCCATCATTAATTTCTGAATAATAGTCAGATAGATCTTGTATATCAACAACTAGGGAAGCACCTAGATCCTTTGATAGAAGCCCACCAAGTACTATAGCTTCATGGGAGGGCCAAGTAGCAACTATTATCTCAGGCTTATCCCTTGGAAACATGTTTTTAATGATCCTCCTCATAAAAAAGACCTTATAGATAATATCCCCTGCCCTAAAAAGACGTCTACGGGATCTAAGGGGGATCCTTATCACCTTCTCGCCGAAGAAACCTCCAACAGAAGGATCAGCTCTGGATACTGTCTCTAGGACAGTGACATCATAGCCAGATCTCATAAGCTCCCTCACAAAGTAAAATGCCCTAATCCCATTAGCCGTCTCAGGAGGAGGATATAAACCTGTTATATAGAGTATCTTCAATATTAACACCTATCCCAAATAGCATCTCCCCAAGGCTTTTTAACACATTATAGTTGGGTATAGAGAGCGACTCTACCATCCATAGCAGATCTACCTAGCTATATCACACCACGAGATCCTAAATGCATTATATGGGGTAGCCAAAGTTTGTTTCAGCATATCTAAACTTGGGGCATTTGCTGTCTTTCTCGCTTACTATGGCTTCTTGTAGGGGCCATTTAATAGCTAGATCTTCGTCTCGATAGTATATACATCTCTCGTGGGATGGCGAGTATTCCTTAGTAACCATATATACTACTATGGAATCTTCGATGGCTTGGAAGCCATGGGCAAATCCTGGGGGTATCCAGATTGCTTTCCCAGGGTATATCTCCTCTGCAACGTGTTTCCCATAGTATGGGGATCCTTTTCTTATGTCAACTGCTACATCATATATCCTGCCCTGGATTACATAGACTAGCTTCCCCTGCTCCGCTGGCTTTAGTTGGTAGTGTAGACCCCTTATAACGCTTCTTCTGGAAAAGCTCATATTAGCTTGGATATAGTCATAGGGGATCCCGTTTGAGAGGAAATCGCTTCTCTTATAGATCTCTGCGAAGAATCCTCTATGGTCTGGGAAGCTGATATATTCTATAACCACTATATCTGGGATCTCCAGGGTTTTGAATTTGAACGGCATTATCGATACCCAAGCTCCTTTTTAAGGATCTCTAGGGCCCCTTTTATATCATTCAGATCTATTCCGAGGATCCTGATCGCCTTCTCATTCCTAAGACTACTATCTATAGGCCTTGGAGCCTTGAAGGATAGGCTCTTAATGCTTATAGGCTCGACAAGCTCTCTCCTGAATCCAAAGACATCGCAGATGGCTAGGGCAAACTCATACCTAGTCATCCTAGGCCCTGCTACATGTATAATACCGCTAACATCTCTTCCTAATAGTCTTTCAATAGCAATCCCTATGAGGGTATTCAACGTGGGAGAGATCCACTGATCATTAGCAGCACTAACCTTCTCACCCCTTCCAAGCTTCTCGATAACCACCCTCCCGAAGTTAGGTCTCCCAGGCCCGGCTCCATATACACTTGAGATCCTCACGATAGTGCCTCCAAAGCTCCTCACAATCTCCTCTGCTAGAAGCTTTGTCAAACCATAGTAGTTGATGGGCCTCGGAAGATCTTCTTCTGAGTAGAGCCCCCTAGATCCGTCGAAGACATAATCGGTGGAAATATAAAATATGTTAGAACCGATCCTATAAGACTCTCTAACAACCCTCCTCGCAGATTCAACGTTGACCCTATAGCATTCATCCTTGTTCTCCTCACAATAATCAACATTACCTATAGAGGCTACATGTATAACAACATCAGGTCTAAGATCCCTTATAACCCCCTCCGGATCAACACTAAGATCCCTCTGGATTGTTATCACACCCTCTATCTGCACAGGATTGCTTCTATAGATCCCGATAACCTCATACCTCTTCGATAGCTCTAGAGCTATTTTATAGCCTGGAGACGAGCTAACCCCTGTAACTAGGATCCTCATGGCTCTAGAGCCCCGGGGTTCTTCTCTAAAAGCCTCTTATACCACTCAACAGTAATCCACCTAGGATCCTGTCTTAAATTGCCCAGAACTAGCTCGTGGTATATCTGTTTAACCCCATCCTCAACACTGTAGAGAGCCTCGAAGCCGAGGAGCTCTCTAGCCCTTCTAAAGCTCACCCTATAGGATCTCCTATCGGGGTCTCCGTAGAACTCTATCTCACCCCCAACAATTCTTTTAACTATATATGCCACATCTATAACCCTGTAGTTCTGATCATCCGAACCAATGTTAATCACCACCCCGTTTACCTTATCCCCATCAGCCTCGAGGGCTAGGTGAATTGCTCTAGACGCATCCATAACGTGTATGAGAGGCCTAACCTGGGTTCCATCCCTCATAACCCTTATAACCCCCTTCTCATATGCCCATAACGTCATTCCATTCACAAGTAAATCAAATCTCATCCTCTTAGAAGGGCCATAGACGGTTGCAAGTCTCAGGGCAAGTGCTTCGAAGCTCTTCGATGCTAGGGGTAGGATCTCTCTCTCAGCTAATAGATTTGCTCTGGCATATGTTGTCAGGGGATTCGGCTCGGAATCTTCGTCAACCACGCCATCCTGCTTGCCATATATGCTACAGCTAGATATCAGGATATACCTTTTAACCCCTTTTTTAACAGCTATATTTGCTATCCTAACCCTCCCCCTATAGTTAATCGAGAAGGTCCACTCAGGGTTAAGCTCTCCCGAGGGATCATTAGACAGGGCTGCCATATCAACAACAGCGTCTACCCCGCTAAGCACCTCAGGATCTACTGTTCTTATATCTGCTTTAATTAATTCGAAACCCTTCTCACCTATAACATGGGACAGTAGATCCTCACCGAAGTATAGCCTATCAACACATCTAACCTCATAGCCCTTTCTAAGTAGATATGGCGTTAACGTTGTCCCTATATAGCCTCCGCACCCGGTTACCAGGATCTTCATACCTCCACCTCTGAGTAGTCACCCACGTTCAGCCTTATCCCTCTCCTCGAGTTTCTAACTATCCTTGCATTCCTACCAACAAGGCTTTCCTCAAGACCCTGTATCCCTATTATAGATGCGTTTTCAAGAACCACAGAATATTCCAGCGAGCTATTCTTTATAACCACATTATCTCCGATACTTGTATATGGTCCTACAAAGGATTCTTCGATCAGGGCATTTTTACCTATCACAGCAGGTCCTCTCACAACACTCCTAACCACCTTGGCTCCCTCGTCTATAAATACCCTGCCCTCGATCTTAGAATCTATTACCTCCCCCCTTATATCCCTAGTAACCCTTTCATCCAGTATTATTGCATTAGCTGTTAGAACATCATCCTTCTTACCTATATCCAGCCACCACCCCTCTACAATTGAATAGCCCACGCTATACCCCCTATCGATTAGGATTTGAATTGCATCTGTTATCTCCAGCTCGCCCCTCCAGCTTGGCTTGAGATCCCTTATAGCATCGAATATAGCTGGAGGTCTGAAGAAATATACACCTACCAGCGCGTACCTGCTAGGAGGATCCCTGGGCTTCTCTACAAGCCTAACTATCCTCCCCCTCTCATCTAGCTGTGCAACACCAAACCTCCTGGGATCCTCAACCTCTTTAAGAAGTACATATGCATCGTAGGAGCCCTCAAGAAATCTCTCTAGATATCTCTTTATCCCACCTTGGAGGAGATTATCGCCAAGATAGACAACGAAGGGATCATCACCAACGAAATCCCTAGTCAGCCCCACAGCATGGGCTATCCCCAGAGGCTTGCCCTGGTTGATATAGGTTATCCTACATCCATATCTAGAGCCATCTCCATACCTCTCAACAACCCTCTCCGGATATAGATCCCCAAGTATAATAGCTATTTCTTTAACCTCACATGATACGAGATCTTCAAGCACATATTGAGAAACAGGCTTATTCGCTATAGGGATCAACTGCTTAGGACCGCTGAAAGTGAGGGGTCTAAGCCTAGTCCCAAGCCCTCCATGGAGGATAACACCCTTAACTCTATTAGCTATCCCTAGTCACCTTGAAAAATCTATTCAGAGGATATTTAAATTAATATTGGTATTCTCTATACCCGCGAATCTTATTTGAATAATAATATTTTATAGTGTTACACTATGACATCTATAAGCCTTGCCTCTCTAGAACGTGTTTGAAGATAGCTTCGCGATATATCCTTCGAGGTATTCATAATCATCATAGCTGCTTCTACTTCAGCTGATATAGGATGGCGCCAGATCCTAGTTATGTTAATTATTGGTAGGGCTCCTCGCGGCTGGTTAGATCTGATGGGTTGTCCTCTTTATTCTCGGGTTTGCTAGCGGTTCTAGAGATCTTACGAACATATATATTGAGAGGGATATTGCCCCAATAAATATTCCTGGGATTGCTACCCACCACCAAGCTATTCTCCACGCCCCTGTTAGCCTAGCTTGGTTTAATATGTTTCCTAATGTATATGTATCTTGGGATCCAACCCCTAGGAATCCTAGTGTTGCTTCCGCTAGTATTGCATAGGCTACGACGCTTGCGAAGTCAAGCAGTACTAGGGGGAGAACAGCTGGTAATATATATCTAAATATTATCCTTAGATGCCCTGCTCCGAGGGCCCTCACAGCCTCTACCATCTGTGTTGACGCTACAGCCATCGTTTGGGATCTGATTATCCTAGCTGTTGTTCTCCAGATTAGGGCTGATATAGCTATTATAACAGTTAGGGTGCTCGGCCTCATAATCATTGCTAGGAGTATTGCAAATGGTTCTAGGGGTATTGTGTATACGAAGTTAATTATTGTATTAAATATTGAATCGATCTTACCTCTGAAATATCCAGAGAGAAGCCCAACTATAGAGCCTAGAAGAACCACTAGACATGCGACTGCGACACCTATGAAGAGTGACATCCTAATCCCAACCATTATCTGTGCCATTAGATCTTGGCCATAGTAGTTAGTCCCAAAGGGATGCCTAGGAGATGGAGGCTCTAAACTCGCTACAAAGCTTCCATAGGCGAGTAGATAGATATCCCCATCAACTATGGAGGCCCTCCTAACCCCCTCAACACCTCTAGCCTCGAAAACCCCCGTTATTTTTGAGCCTGATTCAATAGTCACAATAGATCCTCTTGAGCCTATTGCATAGACCCTATCCCCACTTACAACGATATCAACGAGATCATCTATTGTGCCGCTGTTAAGAGTATAGATAGATCCCCCGCTATATATGGCGAGAGAACCGTATCTCCCAGAGGCTATGAAGCCTTCTCCAAAGCATCTCACAGCAAGTAGATCATCGAAGACTGGTCTATAAATGGTGGAAGCCATGGTAGATAGATTCATAACATAGATTCTGCCCCCCTGGCCGGCAAGAACAAGAAGATCTCCACATATATCCCCCGCATGGGGTCTCCAGCCAAGGTTGGCGAGGTATTCAATAGAGGTGTTATTCATAGCTCTATCCATATAGACTCTATAGATCTTGCCGGAGACATCCCATAGAAAGACCTTATCCCTACTGGGGAGAATACC from Sulfolobales archaeon encodes:
- the rfbC gene encoding dTDP-4-dehydrorhamnose 3,5-epimerase; translated protein: MPFKFKTLEIPDIVVIEYISFPDHRGFFAEIYKRSDFLSNGIPYDYIQANMSFSRRSVIRGLHYQLKPAEQGKLVYVIQGRIYDVAVDIRKGSPYYGKHVAEEIYPGKAIWIPPGFAHGFQAIEDSIVVYMVTKEYSPSHERCIYYRDEDLAIKWPLQEAIVSEKDSKCPKFRYAETNFGYPI
- a CDS encoding NAD(P)-dependent oxidoreductase, with protein sequence MRILVTGVSSSPGYKIALELSKRYEVIGIYRSNPVQIEGVITIQRDLSVDPEGVIRDLRPDVVIHVASIGNVDYCEENKDECYRVNVESARRVVRESYRIGSNIFYISTDYVFDGSRGLYSEEDLPRPINYYGLTKLLAEEIVRSFGGTIVRISSVYGAGPGRPNFGRVVIEKLGRGEKVSAANDQWISPTLNTLIGIAIERLLGRDVSGIIHVAGPRMTRYEFALAICDVFGFRRELVEPISIKSLSFKAPRPIDSSLRNEKAIRILGIDLNDIKGALEILKKELGYR
- a CDS encoding glucose-1-phosphate thymidylyltransferase; translation: MANRVKGVILHGGLGTRLRPLTFSGPKQLIPIANKPVSQYVLEDLVSCEVKEIAIILGDLYPERVVERYGDGSRYGCRITYINQGKPLGIAHAVGLTRDFVGDDPFVVYLGDNLLQGGIKRYLERFLEGSYDAYVLLKEVEDPRRFGVAQLDERGRIVRLVEKPRDPPSRYALVGVYFFRPPAIFDAIRDLKPSWRGELEITDAIQILIDRGYSVGYSIVEGWWLDIGKKDDVLTANAIILDERVTRDIRGEVIDSKIEGRVFIDEGAKVVRSVVRGPAVIGKNALIEESFVGPYTSIGDNVVIKNSSLEYSVVLENASIIGIQGLEESLVGRNARIVRNSRRGIRLNVGDYSEVEV
- a CDS encoding glycosyltransferase family 2 protein, with amino-acid sequence MLLTYLELRLQPPVAIVWVNYNSMSFIDLAKRSLRAIASLDYRDFSLVFVDNGSNDGSYEVLRGYVKELRIDVKIVRLEHNIGFPGANNIGYLAMPSDAQYYVAINNDAVPERDSLKRIVDYMEGRRDVASAQGILLDLGSGLIDTIGCYINELMISIHPFSGEPLEKAVRALPTVVTYVNGAYMVVKREAIERCIGETPFPWHGFLYIDDNILGLRLWQCSYRSISIPVLAGYHRRGSTSGRGATATYYAIRSWVASGIISNSRYRNIIPIIALSTAIRRSIRKRSAIISRAVIDGIKLGEKLIREIGVINIYKAPILYISLSEVLGSMTSLKIVERYRSPPNL
- a CDS encoding glycosyltransferase — encoded protein: MKILYITGLYPPPETANGIRAFYFVRELMRSGYDVTVLETVSRADPSVGGFFGEKVIRIPLRSRRRLFRAGDIIYKVFFMRRIIKNMFPRDKPEIIVATWPSHEAIVLGGLLSKDLGASLVVDIQDLSDYYSEINDGILSKAIDPLYRFIYDIISKAEKIVTVTEPFRKILELRIGRKDIEVIYNGADTELYREAIENIHGFERRNPPIGVFVGDLNWRYHMLDRFIEALAILKRRGFHTKLKIVGTGALANKYRELVNKLGVNDLVSFEGYLERRDLVRTLITSDYGIIGRPSINSLWIIASARTTLYEYMAAGLPIFAFGPIISYTKSLLKINKCGYYIGSDNPLDIAENLARFLEIIGEFDRKAIHQRSYRYSWSNLAKQFTIILKNI
- a CDS encoding ABC transporter permease, whose product is MANLLSSIKAVLFERSSLIPLAVLIAIALFGIAGPAIYRVDPSGVFYIYSAAIYSYSNRGYEEILRLRGVSIDLSTSYRGGFIAYGGDEKGLGEIIIINLAPTSGVSSQIRVRSPANVTSMGITNDILVVAGDGKIYLSRISASGLEGFIYIANIGFNPIGILPSRDKVFLWDVSGKIYRVYMDRAMNNTSIEYLANLGWRPHAGDICGDLLVLAGQGGRIYVMNLSTMASTIYRPVFDDLLAVRCFGEGFIASGRYGSLAIYSGGSIYTLNSGTIDDLVDIVVSGDRVYAIGSRGSIVTIESGSKITGVFEARGVEGVRRASIVDGDIYLLAYGSFVASLEPPSPRHPFGTNYYGQDLMAQIMVGIRMSLFIGVAVACLVVLLGSIVGLLSGYFRGKIDSIFNTIINFVYTIPLEPFAILLAMIMRPSTLTVIIAISALIWRTTARIIRSQTMAVASTQMVEAVRALGAGHLRIIFRYILPAVLPLVLLDFASVVAYAILAEATLGFLGVGSQDTYTLGNILNQARLTGAWRIAWWWVAIPGIFIGAISLSIYMFVRSLEPLANPRIKRTTHQI
- a CDS encoding NAD(P)-dependent oxidoreductase; this encodes MKILVTGCGGYIGTTLTPYLLRKGYEVRCVDRLYFGEDLLSHVIGEKGFELIKADIRTVDPEVLSGVDAVVDMAALSNDPSGELNPEWTFSINYRGRVRIANIAVKKGVKRYILISSCSIYGKQDGVVDEDSEPNPLTTYARANLLAEREILPLASKSFEALALRLATVYGPSKRMRFDLLVNGMTLWAYEKGVIRVMRDGTQVRPLIHVMDASRAIHLALEADGDKVNGVVINIGSDDQNYRVIDVAYIVKRIVGGEIEFYGDPDRRSYRVSFRRARELLGFEALYSVEDGVKQIYHELVLGNLRQDPRWITVEWYKRLLEKNPGALEP